A region from the Osmerus eperlanus chromosome 11, fOsmEpe2.1, whole genome shotgun sequence genome encodes:
- the drc12 gene encoding coiled-coil domain-containing protein 153 isoform X1, producing the protein MPPKKKGRRKIKKTKKPEEGVNKLEAQYKRTVLDVEILRDHLAVRCDAARQARVVSSELRVEVRDLEQKLSHERQDRSDVSAGLVNRSQFLCSLPPPTSYVTFHQTRGRFTPSDDMVSRQYDSIQTGLTARVKRLEEEVISLRQQLAQCKEELRTERAQGDLLQQEKDATISELQTRLDSMETDYEKILHDSLDSLASQLCAARQGWEDQSFSLHQEYKVMLSDFGLNSLDI; encoded by the exons atgccTCCGAAGAAAAAAGGTCGAAGAAAGATAAAAAAGACCAAGAAACCTGAGGAGG GTGTGAATAAACTGGAGGCGCAGTACAAACGTACTGTGCTGGATGTTGAGATTCTGAGAGATCATCTTG ccgtGCGGTGTGATGCGGCGCGCCAGGCCCGGGTGGTCAGCAGTGAgctgagggtggaggtcagagaCCTGGAACAGAAGCTGAGCCACGAAAGGCAGGACCGGAGTGACGTCAGCGCAGGTCTGGTTAACCGTTCTCAATTCCTCTGCTCACTTCCACCTCCCACATCTTACGTAACCTTCCACCAGACAAGAGGGAGATTTACCCCTTCTGACGACA TGGTGTCTCGTCAGTACGACAGCATCCAGACAGGTCTGACGGCCAGGGtaaagaggctggaggaggaggtcatTTCTTTAAGACAACAGCTGG cccaGTGTAAGGAGGAGCTGAGGACAGAGAGGGCGCAGGGGGATCTACTACAGCAGGAGAAGGATGCTACCATCTCAGAGCTTCAGACCAGACTGGACAGCATGGAGACAGACTATGAGAAGATCCTGCAT GACTCTCTCGACAGCCTGGCGTCCCAGCTGTGTGCAGCTCGACAGGGGTGGGAGGACCAGAGCTTCAGCCTGCACCAGGAATACAAGGTCATGCTCTCTGACTTCGGCCTCAACTCACTTGACATCTGA
- the drc12 gene encoding coiled-coil domain-containing protein 153 isoform X2: MPPKKKGRRKIKKTKKPEEGVNKLEAQYKRTVLDVEILRDHLAVRCDAARQARVVSSELRVEVRDLEQKLSHERQDRSDVSAVVSRQYDSIQTGLTARVKRLEEEVISLRQQLAQCKEELRTERAQGDLLQQEKDATISELQTRLDSMETDYEKILHDSLDSLASQLCAARQGWEDQSFSLHQEYKVMLSDFGLNSLDI; this comes from the exons atgccTCCGAAGAAAAAAGGTCGAAGAAAGATAAAAAAGACCAAGAAACCTGAGGAGG GTGTGAATAAACTGGAGGCGCAGTACAAACGTACTGTGCTGGATGTTGAGATTCTGAGAGATCATCTTG ccgtGCGGTGTGATGCGGCGCGCCAGGCCCGGGTGGTCAGCAGTGAgctgagggtggaggtcagagaCCTGGAACAGAAGCTGAGCCACGAAAGGCAGGACCGGAGTGACGTCAGCGCAG TGGTGTCTCGTCAGTACGACAGCATCCAGACAGGTCTGACGGCCAGGGtaaagaggctggaggaggaggtcatTTCTTTAAGACAACAGCTGG cccaGTGTAAGGAGGAGCTGAGGACAGAGAGGGCGCAGGGGGATCTACTACAGCAGGAGAAGGATGCTACCATCTCAGAGCTTCAGACCAGACTGGACAGCATGGAGACAGACTATGAGAAGATCCTGCAT GACTCTCTCGACAGCCTGGCGTCCCAGCTGTGTGCAGCTCGACAGGGGTGGGAGGACCAGAGCTTCAGCCTGCACCAGGAATACAAGGTCATGCTCTCTGACTTCGGCCTCAACTCACTTGACATCTGA